The following are encoded in a window of Alosa sapidissima isolate fAloSap1 chromosome 10, fAloSap1.pri, whole genome shotgun sequence genomic DNA:
- the smpdl3b gene encoding acid sphingomyelinase-like phosphodiesterase 3b isoform X1: MARVRACFIWNVFLVLFFKGGVALTGNFWHITDLHWDPSYRLGDDPTSVCNSSGNRPVQGAGKFGDYACDSPWDLINSSIYAMKNILPDPDFILWTGDDTPHVPNEQLGEKAVVDIIGNLTQIIKEVFPTTKVYSALGNHDYHPKSQLPAGPNYIYNQTAEMWKQWLDPESQNLFKIGGYYTERLLNRPGYRMLVLNTNLYYSRNKVTQDLPDPANQFDWMDKELTNAANQKEKVYIVGHVPPGFFEKKRQTMWFHQNFNVRYQELIQKHHAIIMGQFFGHHHTDSFHMFYSPDGSPISTMFLSPGVTPWKTTLPGVVDGANNPGIRIFEYDTDSLLVKDIVTYYLNLTYANVAQARWEKEYRLTEAFRVPDASPTSMNVILDRMAQDSCILQKYYDFNSVSYDLSTCNADCRIDHICAARAIDQKDYDQCVKDGAPPTGLFVAMLPVISVVLSIAWPSL, from the exons ATGGCTCGTGTTCGTGCGTGTTTTATTTGGAACGTCTTTCTGGTGCTCTTCTTTAAAGGTGGTGTGGCATTAACAG ggaATTTCTGGCACATCACGGACCTCCATTGGGACCCTTCTTACCGGTTGGGTGATGACCCAACATCAGTGTGTAACTCTAGTGGCAACCGTCCTGTGCAGGGGGCAGGGAAGTTCGGGGACTACGCCTGTGATTCACCATGGGACCTCATCAACTCCTCCATATATGCCatgaaaaatattttaccaGATCCAGATTTTATTCTTTGGACAGG AGATGATACCCCACATGTGCCCAATGAGCAGCTTGGGGAAAAGGCGGTTGTTGACATTATCGGAAATCTTACCCAAATTATCAAAGAAGTGTTCCCAA CCACCAAAGTTTACTCTGCTCTTGGTAACCATGACTACCATCCAAAGAGCCAGCTACCAGCAGGACCGAATTATATTTATAACCAGACAGCAGAGATGTGGAAACAGTGGCTTGACCCAGAGTCTCAAAATCTCTTCAAAATAG GTGGCTACTACACAGAGAGACTGTTGAATAGACCTGGGTACAGGATGTTGGTGCTTAATACCAACCTATATTACAGCCGGAACAAAGTGACACAGGACCTTCCAGATCCAGCAAATCAATTTGATTGGATGGACAAAGAGCTAACAAATGCAGCCAATCAAAAGGAGAAG GTGTACATTGTAGGACACGTTCCTCCAGGGTTCTTTGAGAAAAAGCGGCAGACGATGTGGTTCCACCAAAACTTCAATGTGCGCTACCAGGAGCTAATTCAGAAGCATCATGCCATCATCATGGGCCAGTTCTTTGGCCATCATCACACAGACTCTTTCCACATGTTTTACAGCCCAGATG GTTCTCCCATCAGCACCATGTTCCTGAGCCCAGGTGTAACGCCATGGAAGACCACTCTGCCAGGAGTTGTTGATGGTGCCAATAATCCTGGCATACGCATCTTTGAATATGACACAGACTCCCTCTTGGTCAAA GACATCGTCACTTACTATCTGAACCTGACCTATGCTAACGTCGCCCAGGCAAGATGGGAGAAAGAGTACCGCCTGACGGAGGCGTTCCGTGTGCCAGACGCATCTCCCACCTCCATGAACGTGATCCTGGATCGCATGGCCCAGGATTCCTGCATCTTGCAGAAATACTACGACTTCAACTCTGTCAGCTATGACTTGTCAACTTGTAATGCAGACTGTCGCATTGACCACATCTGTGCGGCCAGGGCAATAGACCAGAAGGACTATGACCAGTGTGTGAAAGACGGGGCACCTCCTACTGGCCTATTTGTGGCAATGCTTCCGGTAATTTCTGTTGTACTAAGCATTGCATGGCCCAGCTTGTAA
- the smpdl3b gene encoding acid sphingomyelinase-like phosphodiesterase 3b isoform X2 gives MARVRACFIWNVFLVLFFKGGVALTGNFWHITDLHWDPSYRLGDDPTSVCNSSGNRPVQGAGKFGDYACDSPWDLINSSIYAMKNILPDPDFILWTGDDTPHVPNEQLGEKAVVDIIGNLTQIIKEVFPTTKVYSALGNHDYHPKSQLPAGPNYIYNQTAEMWKQWLDPESQNLFKIGGYYTERLLNRPGYRMLVLNTNLYYSRNKVTQDLPDPANQFDWMDKELTNAANQKEKVYIVGHVPPGFFEKKRQTMWFHQNFNVRYQELIQKHHAIIMGQFFGHHHTDSFHMFYSPDGSPISTMFLSPGVTPWKTTLPGVVDGANNPGIRIFEYDTDSLLVKDIVTYYLNLTYANVAQARWEKEYRLTEAFRVPDASPTSMNVILDRMAQDSCILQKYYDFNSVSYDLSTCNADCRIDHICAARAIDQKDYDQCVKDGAPPTGLFVAMLPVISVVLSIA, from the exons ATGGCTCGTGTTCGTGCGTGTTTTATTTGGAACGTCTTTCTGGTGCTCTTCTTTAAAGGTGGTGTGGCATTAACAG ggaATTTCTGGCACATCACGGACCTCCATTGGGACCCTTCTTACCGGTTGGGTGATGACCCAACATCAGTGTGTAACTCTAGTGGCAACCGTCCTGTGCAGGGGGCAGGGAAGTTCGGGGACTACGCCTGTGATTCACCATGGGACCTCATCAACTCCTCCATATATGCCatgaaaaatattttaccaGATCCAGATTTTATTCTTTGGACAGG AGATGATACCCCACATGTGCCCAATGAGCAGCTTGGGGAAAAGGCGGTTGTTGACATTATCGGAAATCTTACCCAAATTATCAAAGAAGTGTTCCCAA CCACCAAAGTTTACTCTGCTCTTGGTAACCATGACTACCATCCAAAGAGCCAGCTACCAGCAGGACCGAATTATATTTATAACCAGACAGCAGAGATGTGGAAACAGTGGCTTGACCCAGAGTCTCAAAATCTCTTCAAAATAG GTGGCTACTACACAGAGAGACTGTTGAATAGACCTGGGTACAGGATGTTGGTGCTTAATACCAACCTATATTACAGCCGGAACAAAGTGACACAGGACCTTCCAGATCCAGCAAATCAATTTGATTGGATGGACAAAGAGCTAACAAATGCAGCCAATCAAAAGGAGAAG GTGTACATTGTAGGACACGTTCCTCCAGGGTTCTTTGAGAAAAAGCGGCAGACGATGTGGTTCCACCAAAACTTCAATGTGCGCTACCAGGAGCTAATTCAGAAGCATCATGCCATCATCATGGGCCAGTTCTTTGGCCATCATCACACAGACTCTTTCCACATGTTTTACAGCCCAGATG GTTCTCCCATCAGCACCATGTTCCTGAGCCCAGGTGTAACGCCATGGAAGACCACTCTGCCAGGAGTTGTTGATGGTGCCAATAATCCTGGCATACGCATCTTTGAATATGACACAGACTCCCTCTTGGTCAAA GACATCGTCACTTACTATCTGAACCTGACCTATGCTAACGTCGCCCAGGCAAGATGGGAGAAAGAGTACCGCCTGACGGAGGCGTTCCGTGTGCCAGACGCATCTCCCACCTCCATGAACGTGATCCTGGATCGCATGGCCCAGGATTCCTGCATCTTGCAGAAATACTACGACTTCAACTCTGTCAGCTATGACTTGTCAACTTGTAATGCAGACTGTCGCATTGACCACATCTGTGCGGCCAGGGCAATAGACCAGAAGGACTATGACCAGTGTGTGAAAGACGGGGCACCTCCTACTGGCCTATTTGTGGCAATGCTTCCGGTAATTTCTGTTGTACTAAGCATTGCATG A
- the mecr gene encoding enoyl-[acyl-carrier-protein] reductase, mitochondrial: MKVANVSCFAFKFIRLHKRELCRARTVGQCSATTTQFQQDSLPVHPSPFNRCLGHKLHRRYSTESSVKDCRGLIYKKHGDPSQVLQLEPLELPHVGAKSVLVKMLAAPINPSDINMIQGTYAILPDLPAIGGNEGVGQVTEVGSQVTTLKVGDWVISRDAGLGTWRSAAVWKEEDLVTLPSDIPLLAAATLGVNPCTAIRMLSDFEALKPGDSVIQNAANSGVGQAVIQIAAARGLHTINVVRDRPNLQQLTDRLKAMGATHVIKEETLRRPEMKELFKMCPRPRLALNGVGGKSATELLRHLQNGGTMVTYGGMAKQPVTVPVSALIFKDVKIRGFWVTQWKRNYSQDEGAMRAMLDELCSLIRAGKLSAPACAEHSLQDFHKALDAAMQPYTSAKQVLVM; the protein is encoded by the exons ATGAAAGTGGCAAATGTGTCATGTTTTGCTTTCAAATTCATTCGCCTACATAAGCGCGAATTATGTCGAGCAAGGACAGTAGGTCAGTGCAGTGCAACAACAACCCAGTTCCAACAGGACAGCCTGCCCGTTCACCCCTCTCCATTTAACAGATGTTTAGGCCACAAACTCCACAGGAGATATTCAACCGAGTCATCTGTCAAAGACTGCAGGGGATTGATATATAAAAAACACGGAGACCCTTCACAAGTTCTACA ATTGGAGCCTTTGGAACTGCCCCATGTGGGCGCCAAGAGCGTGCTGGTGAAAATGCTTGCAGCTCCCATCAACCCTTCAGACATAAACATGATCCAAG GTACTTATGCCATCCTGCCTGACTTGCCTGCAATAGGTGGCAATGAGGGGGTGGGCCAGGTGACTGAAGTGGGCAGTCAGGTGACAACACTAAAAGTCGGCGACTGGGTTATATCCAGAGACGCTGGCCTTG GCACATGGCGGTCAGCAGCAGTGTGGAAAGAGGAGGACCTGGTCACACTGCCCAGCGACATTCCCCTGCTGGCAGCAGCGACACTAGGGGTGAACCCCTGCACTGCCATCAGGATGCTCTCAGACTTTGAGGCATTAAAGCCAG GAGACTCAGTCATCCAGAATGCAGCCAACAGTGGCGTGGGCCAGGCAGTTATCCAGATAGCCGCAGCCAGAGGACTTCACACCATCAATGTGGTCAGAGACAG ACCAAACCTCCAGCAGCTCACAGACAGGCTGAAGGCCATGGGGGCCACTCACGTCATCAAAGAAGAGACACTCAGACGCCCAGAGATGAAGGAGCTTTTTAAG ATGTGTCCGCGGCCGAGACTGGCCCTTAATGGTGTAGGGGGGAAAAGCGCCACAGAGCTACTGCGTCACCTACA GAATGGAGGGACCATGGTGACTTATGGGGGAATGGCTAAGCAGCCAGTCACTGTGCCTGTG AGTGCTCTAATCTTTAAGGATGTGAAAATACGAGGTTTTTGGGTCACCCAGTGGAAAAGGAATTATAGTCAAG ATGAGGGGGCCATGCGAGCCATGCTGGATGAGCTCTGCTCTCTAATCCGTGCTGGGAAACTGTCTGCCCCAGCCTGCGCAGAGCATAGCCTACAGGACTTCCACAAAGCCCTGGACGCGGCCATGCAGCCCTACACGTCTGCCAAGCAGGTCCTGGTCATGTGA